DNA from Homo sapiens chromosome 1, GRCh38.p14 Primary Assembly:
TATTTAGAGAATTATCAAGATCTctactgggcacagtggctcatgcctgtaaacccaacactttgggaggacgaggcaggcggatcacttgagcgcagaagtttgagaccagcctgggcaacatggtgaaaccccgtctctacaaaaagtagaaaaattatccTGATGTgatggtgctcgcctgtagtcgcagctacttgggaggccaaggtaaaaggatcacctgagcatgaggaggttgaggctgcagtgagctgtgattgtgctactgcactcagcccttggtgacagagtgacactctgtctcaaaaaaaaaaaaaaaccaaaaaacaaaaaacaaaccaacaaaaaacaaaaaaacctcaaactctccaaagcacattttttttttctttttgctaaagaGAAAGCTAACCAATTTGTGGGAAATTAGTTTTTTGATTTGTCAGAGTGTGAGTTGACTTGTTTTCAGGAGGAATTTGCAAAGGCAAAAGAAATGTCTGAGCAAGTGAGAGTACCCCTTCTTGCTTCCTGTCATCAAGGATCATACTTTGCAAATATAGGTGAAGGGAATCCAAGATTTCTAGCTAGATCATTGCTTACATCATTTTGAAAATGCTAAGCTTTCCTGGcttatttttcagaaaactgGCCTCTCAAAATGTATGGTATTATTTAGAGATGTGCCACCTGCAGGTCCTTTATTTAGGGGTGGTGGGGAGTTGCTGATACATGACAGATGAGTTGCTGATGCTTGACCAGCCATCCTGTTATGCTGCTAGATGAGAGGGGAGGGGTGAACCATTGCTCATGGTTTAGTGGCCTCTACTGTGCCCCCTTCCCCTCTTGAGAGACTACTTCTGAACTCCCCTAAGACCCCTACATGCAGAGTGAGAAGTCAGCCACCTGCTATGGAACTACGTCCATAGGAAACTTTCAAACTTAGTGGAACTCTGAcccattcagcaagtatttactgaTCATTATGCTAGGATATAGGGCAAGAGAGAGGAAGACATAATTTGTACTTTCAGTCAGCTTGTAATTAAGCTGAAGGGACAAGACTTACTGATGCATCAAGCGGTTGGAGAACTGTGTAAGGCAGGGTATGAATAAACATTCCCTTAAGGGTGAGAAAGGCAGACACCAGAGTGGTCTAGCGCATAACTTTGCAGCCCCTGTCGCTGTGGCTGTCTTCTCCTCCCCTCAGTGGTCATTTGTTCAGTCAGATGGTTATGGTGACAAGTTTGTGAACAATGGCTGTAAAACTGACAACAATGGCATATAAAGCTGAAAAGACTCACCCTGTTTGAATGAGTGACTGAAGCATACACAGTGTTGTTCGTTGGAGACACTGAAACATACTCTAGGTTCCTTGCGGACTCTGCTGTTAACATAGGAAGGCACAGTCAATGGCACAAGGACTCTGGGACTTCTCTCCCAGGACTTCTCCCTCCCCAGAGCACACTGTGTCCCCAGATAGGCAGGTGTTTGAAGCATCTCCTTTCCTGAGGGATCATTCGTTCTTGACAGTCTTTGGAGCTCTGGGTGAACCTTCTCAGTCATGTGGTCTATTTCTGACCACATCTCTTGGGGTAGAAGGTGGTGTTGAGGTCCCCTAAAGCTTCAGAGTCTCCCTCAGGCTTCACATGTGGGTCAGGAAGCTCCTGGGACCAAATAGCCCTGCCTATGGAAGGGCTAAAGACACCTCATTGGCAAACATAATGGAGCCAGTTATTTCACATTTGGGATATTATTAAGCTTTTCAGAGGTCTCTACAGCGGATTTGATTattttggagatgaggaactGGAGGCTCAGAAAACTTAACTGACTTGTGCAAAGCCATACAGACAGTGATGAAACAGCAACTCAAATGCACGTCTTCTGACTTCAAACCTTATGCCTTTTCCTCTGCAAGTGATGTCATGCATCACTCATGCATGAAATGAGACCCAAAGCCAATCTGAGTCCAGAGCCTGTGTTTGTGTTTCTATATCATGTTTTCTCTTTCCACTGTGTCTATCCATTGCCCAGACCCTGGCTGAACAGTAATGATGCAGTCAGACAGTTTGGTTTTGTGCCTTGGATGCTCTAATCCTGCCTGTGCCCTGGACTTGCTGGGTGACAAGGGATGATCCCTTTCACTGGGACTTAGTTTCTCCATCAGCAGGGTGGTGAATGAACCTGATATCACCAAGAGAAACTGTGTGAGTGACTGGTTCACATGCCTATGCCTGTGAACCATGTAGGACCCATGATTACAGATCATCTCCCCTCACAGCATGTGGTCTGAGTAATGACATTCTGACTCCTTCCTCTGTCATTATCCAGCCCTCTGCCATCCCCCTCTCTCTTCCATTTGGCTCTTCCCATCTGCTTTATGATGGAGAGTTAAGAGTCTGAATGCTCACCGGGGCCCTGTGTTCGCTGAGTAGACAAAGATAgggaatctgaaaaataaaaccagaaaattgAAATGTGTGACAGCAGTGGGAGAGGCATTTCACCCCTAACCCCGTGAGTGTTGGGATGTGGTGGGAGGGGACCCAAAAGGAAGGGCAAGCAGccctgagacagggtcccactttTCCCAGTAGGACATTTCTCTCAGGATATTAGCAGGTGCAAGATCACACCCAGGGATTATCTCAGTGGACTAGCTGAGCCAGGGTttgcagcctccctccctcctcctgtctTCCACAAGAGATCCTTGGGAATCAGAGGCCCCAAACTCTCAATCACTGGAACCTTGGAGAAGAGACaagtaggaagaaaggaaacctgcctcttcttttcctcaaAACAAGTAACAGCAGTATGATGAAACCGAAGACTATGCATATCCCAGAAACCATAAACAGAATCATTTTGGTATCTGTATATTGAATTTTAAcatctgaaaagagaaaaaagaaatgacatttgaGACACATCAAGTGAGGCCCACTGTTCTTGGAGCCTCCGTGGAGCCTCTTCTAGGCCATCTTTGGGGACTAGGTAAGTTTGTCTATAGCCGGAGGCTCTGGGGTGGGAGTCCTATGTGGCAGGCAGGGGAGGGTGGGGCCCAGTGGAGTTAGGGAGAGAAAGCAATCCTACATTCCCAGGCCTTTGATTTTGGGTTCTGAGTAGGTTGGACGAGGGGTTGGggaatggagaggaaggaaggagagtccTCTGGGAGTACTGAGAGATGCAGAGCTCCAGAGGGCATCTGTCCCCTCCCAGCAGCATTTTCTGCCTCCCACTGGGCCACTGTATTGGAAATTACGTAGGATGTGAGGACGCGTTAAACCCCATAGCTGCTCAAGGCTCTCAGACCTGAGGCAGGCTGTTACCTTCGCAAAGCTTCTgggcagagacagagaaggataAATTACTGACAGCATTCTCTGCTATGCAGGTGTAGTCCTGTTCACTGGAAATCCTGGGGTCCCAGGAGACAGTGAGGTTTGGCTGACTTGAAAGTgtgtttcccaaggcctcccatCTGAATGAGACATTGTCATCTGCATCCTCCACAGAGCAAGTCAGATGGAGCTCACAGGTCATATTCTGAAATAGCTGACTGTGATTGGTAACTTGTATGTTCCTCAGTTGTCctgtttgcagaaaaaaaaaagatccagatTAAGGACAAATGTCTTGGCTCAACCCCCTGTGAAAAATATCCTTCACCTCAATGTTTTGTATTTCACCTTTGCTGTGTGTTATGGTCTGTAGACTCTGTAAATGACTCTGCTTATATTGCCTAATTGATGGTAGCAAGGTCTGGGATGACCAAATGATGCGGGACATCAGTATGGGGCAGGATAGTCAGCAGAAGAAGTGGGAAGGGAGAGACTGAGGTTTCCATCAACTAGCTGGGTAGTTTTGGGGtggttattttatatttctggtcTCCAGTTTATCCCTGGGTTCCCTTCTAGTCCTTGCACTCTGCCCCTGTGTAAAGACAATTTGGAGACCAAGCCAAGAACTCTGAGGGCAACTCAGTGATGTGAGAAGCCAAGAGACCAGGTGGAAGAGTCCTGTTTCCTCTGCTATCAGAATTACCTAATTGGGGTGGAAGATGGAAGCATCACTTCCTTGGGGAATTTGAATCTATGGGGATCCTGGTTCCTATTGTATCTAAAGCTGGCTCCAATAGTGAGAAAGAGACTCAGATGTAGAAGGTCagcaagacagaaaggaaaatgctGAGAACCAAAGAAGTGGGGAAGGAAGAAGTGAATAAggtgagaaagcaagcaagcaattcTGGGGAGCAAAGAAGTGCGGCGTATCTAGGCATGTGAGATGACATGTGATGTAGGTATTTCTGAGAGCAAAGACCAGGAAATATTGCCTAGTAAGATGTAACTGTGAACCAATGGGAACATGGGAGCAAGACAGAAAAGGCCACTGACTTAGCCTTGGCCTGAGGTTTGAAGTAAAGATGACCCAACCAGGAAGAGAATGACTCCAATTCTCTGATTAGAAGAGACCGAGTAGTACTTTGAGCTTAGTTGAGTAGGAGTTGTGGAGTATCTGTACTGAAATATTGCCAGAACAGAGTATTCATGTATGGGAAAAGTGTTGGATTTGGAGTCAAGACCTGAATTTTGTAATTTACTGGCTACATGACCACGGACAAATTATTGCTAtatccaagcctcagtttccttatctgtaagacCAGGTAATAATACCCACTTCTCAGGTAattttgaggaataaatgagacaGTGCCTAGTACAGGGATGGCAAATATTTGGCATGAAAATCACATCTCCCTCATCCAGTGTTGATggctgaactgaaaaaaaaatccatcttgtTACCtttttccacttaatgaatatgTAAGGACATTTCCACAGGTATATAAGTGTGTAAGTATATCTCAAACTTGGTATAGTCTAAAGGACTCCCGTTTTTCTCTCCCAAACCTTCTCAACCTGCAGTTTTACCCATCTGACTTGTTGACAACTGCATCCTTCCTATCACTGAGGCCAAAACCTCTGGAGTTATCGCTGATTCATATCTTCATCTCATACTCCCACATCAGGAAATCCTGGTGGCTTTACCTTCAACATATGTCCAAAATGTAACCACTTCTCACCATCTCCACTGCTATCACCCTGATCCAAGCTAGCATCAACTCTTGTTTGGACTATTGCAATGGTCTCCTAATTGGCCCATTGGCTTCTACCCTTCCCCCTTGAACTCTACTCTCAACAGATCAGCCAAAGGAATCCTTTAGACAAGTAAGTCAAATCATATTACTTGTTTGCAAAACCTTCTGATGGTTTTCAGTGTCACTGAGAGTAGATGCCAAAGTCTTTGTGATGGCTCTCAGTCCTTTTGCGATGTGGCCCCTGTTTCCTTTCTGGCCTCATTTTCTATTACCTTCCCCTTACTCTGCTCCTGGACGTTTGGCCTCCTTGGTGTTTCTTGAGTAGTCTAGGCACAGGGGATCTTGCTATCTATGCGGATGGCGTGTCTTCCAGTTATCTGCGTGGCACACTTCCTCACTTCCAACAGGTCTTggctcaaatgtcatcttttcaATGAAGCCTGTTCTGatcacttcttttaaaattgtccCCTGCTCCCTGGCACTCTTGATGCTTCTTATGCTGTTCTAATCTCTCCTTTGTTCATACCATTCAGGGCTTTCTTACATGCTGTATCACTTGTTTATATGTTATGTGAATTGCTTGTTACCTTCCTCTACTTCCCTTCCAGAATGTCTGCTCCATGAGGACAGTgatctttgtctgttttgctcactgaTGTATTCCAGGTGCCTATAACAGTGCCTTGGACGTTATCCATGTCTAACAAATATTGTTGACTCAATTAATAAACCTATCATGGCTTCAAGATTTTCTTAACACTGAACTCTAGGcagttgtattagtttgttttcacgaTACTATAAAGATACTACTCAAGACTAGGtactttataaatgaaagaggtttaattgactcacagttctacatggctggggaggcctcaggaaacttacaatcatgacggaaggGCAAGGGGAAGCAAGTCACGTCttgcatggcagcaggagagagagagaaagggcaagGAAGTGCCACGCTTAATACCATCAGCTTTCATGAgagctcactatcatgagaacagcatgggggaaacctccCACATGATCAAATCAccacccaccaggtccctcccttgacatgtagggattacaattcgagatgagatttgggtggggacacagagccaaaccatgttaGCAGTCACTCCCAATTAATTGGTATTGGCCCATAAAATCAAATCTTTGCCATTCATATCCTGGCACATACCAAGAGATTGATCAATGTTAAAAATCAAACCTATATAACTTATACCTTGAAATTCCTTTGCACTATTGTAAAACTACCTGGTGTAGCTTACACAGTTCTCTGTGTATGTGACTTTGAAGGAGATGGCACTCTAAAAAGCCCTGAAAGAGATCAGCATTGAGCCTCAAGAGGGTGGCTGTCACAAGATAAGTCATACCTGGTCTTCTCAACAATGTTAGAGGAACATTATCTCAGCAAATGTGATGAAGCCTGGTACCCATTTCAGGCTTTCCATTGGATGAGTCTCTCTTCTCTCCAGTGTCCTACACTGCCTTGATAATTACTGGTCACCCAGGGTGATTCTGCCTGTAGTGGGTTGAATAATGACCTCAGAAAAGATCTGTCTGCGCCCTAATTCCCAGAATCTGAATATTACCTTATTGgaaaaaaagggtctttgcagatggaattatGTTATATGACATTATCCAGTATAACCTGGATAGTCCCCAAACCCAATGACAAATGTTCCcataagagaaaagcaaaaggatGTTTGAGACAGACAGAAAAGAAGGAGGCAACCTGACTATGGAGGTAGAGATTGgtgtgatgcagccacaagccaaagaaAACCAAGGAGTGTTGACAGcaaccagaagctgggagaggcaaaGAGCAGATTGCCCGCTacagcctccagagggagcacagccctgcccacactgtgattttggacttctggcctccagaactgtgagagaatatgAATTTCTGTTACGCCACCTACtttatggtatttctatttcagCAGCCTCAGGAAAGTAATACATTGCCCCAGggtgatttttcctttttagttagAATCGCTTGTATAGAAGTTTTCCAGACATCACCTCTTTCCCATTACATTTACCTGTTTGGTGTTCTATTCTTCAAGAACATGATTTTGACTAATCTAACACGATAAACCTACCAGATATTCAGGGGATACTAAAAGTTAACATGTAATCTGTCTGTGGAGACCTTTTATTTTAACAGTGCTTTTTTGAGTACCATGTCTTAACCCAAAGGACTCTGAGTGAATTTTAGACACTACAGGCCCTCAAGTGgataaaaattacagaatttccGTGGCCTTTAATGTTTTCTGGTCTGATTGCCAATTTAATGCTTGAATCTCCTGCTAAGTGATTATTCTAAAGCCATTAATGGCATCTCTGAATATCACTGATTGCTAGAGAGGTATTTTTCTGATATTGACTCATAAGAAATCTCATTATAGTTTCCATAATTTTATGTTGataacattttcattctttttaatcttGGGAAGGCAGATTGTTGACTGGTGATTAATATGAGCCATCGGgggaaaatattgttaaaaattaaataaccttgACAGAAAGGATGTTTCTCATTATCAGCCTATCTTTGCAGATAACTTTCTAGGTAGACCACTGTTCTGTACACTGACCACTCTA
Protein-coding regions in this window:
- the SLAMF6 gene encoding SLAM family member 6 isoform 4 precursor (isoform 4 precursor is encoded by transcript variant 4) yields the protein MLWLFQSLLFVFCFGPGQLRNIQVTNHSQLFQNMTCELHLTCSVEDADDNVSFRWEALGNTLSSQPNLTVSWDPRISSEQDYTCIAENAVSNLSFSVSAQKLCEDVKIQYTDTKMILFMVSGICIVFGFIILLLLVLRKRRDSLSLSTQRTQGPAESARNLEYVSVSPTNNTVYASVTHSNRETEIWTPRENDTITIYSTINHSKESKPTFSRATALDNVV
- the SLAMF6 gene encoding SLAM family member 6 isoform 3 precursor (isoform 3 precursor is encoded by transcript variant 3) is translated as MLWLFQSLLFVFCFGPVPHETKSPEIHVTNPKQGKRLNFTQSYSLQLSNLKMEDTGSYRAQISTKTSAKLSSYTLRILRQLRNIQVTNHSQLFQNMTCELHLTCSVEDADDNVSFRWEALGNTLSSQPNLTVSWDPRISSEQDYTCIAENAVSNLSFSVSAQKLCEDVKIQYTDTKMILFMVSGICIVFGFIILLLLVLRKRRDSLSLSTQRTQGPESARNLEYVSVSPTNNTVYASVTHSNRETEIWTPRENDTITIYSTINHSKESKPTFSRATALDNVV
- the SLAMF6 gene encoding SLAM family member 6 isoform X2: MLWLFQSLLFVFCFGPVPHETKSPEIHVTNPKQGKRLNFTQSYSLQLSNLKMEDTGSYRAQISTKTSAKLSSYTLRILRQLRNIQVTNHSQLFQNMTCELHLTCSVEDADDNVSFRWEALGNTLSSQPNLTVSWDPRISSEQDYTCIAENAVSNLSFSVSAQKLCEDVKIQYTDTKMILFMVSGICIVFGFIILLLLVLRKRRDSLSLSTQRTQGPAESARNLEYVSVSPTNNTVYASVTHSNRETEIWTPRENDTITIYSTINHSKESKPTFSRATALDNVV
- the SLAMF6 gene encoding SLAM family member 6 isoform X1 yields the protein MVNGILGESVTLPLEFPAGEKVNFITWLFNETSLAFIVPHETKSPEIHVTNPKQGKRLNFTQSYSLQLSNLKMEDTGSYRAQISTKTSAKLSSYTLRILRQLRNIQVTNHSQLFQNMTCELHLTCSVEDADDNVSFRWEALGNTLSSQPNLTVSWDPRISSEQDYTCIAENAVSNLSFSVSAQKLCEDVKIQYTDTKMILFMVSGICIVFGFIILLLLVLRKRRDSLSLSTQRTQGPAESARNLEYVSVSPTNNTVYASVTHSNRETEIWTPRENDTITIYSTINHSKESKPTFSRATALDNVV